One window from the genome of Nicotiana tomentosiformis chromosome 5, ASM39032v3, whole genome shotgun sequence encodes:
- the LOC104108001 gene encoding uncharacterized protein isoform X1 produces the protein MVELKNLRSDTLTLVLVNLASIMEKADESLLPGVYKEVGKDLHTDPTGLGSLTLFRSLIQCLCYPLAAYLAARYNRAHVIAIGAFLWSAATFLCAISSTFTQIAISRGLNGIGLAIVVPAIQSLVADSTNESNRGTAFGWLQLTANFGSTLGGAISVLLAETSFMGIHGWRISFHLVGIISVAVGILVRLFAIDPRFLDNDGDAKDQPPQRPFQEEVGELLKEAKAVIKVPSFQLLIAQGISGSFPWSSLSFAPMWLELIGFSHKTTALLWTLFNVASSLGGLFGGIMGDVLAKRLPNSGRIILAQISSGSAVPLAAILLLLLPYDPSTALMHGFVMLVMGLMISWNAPAANNPIFAEIVPERSRTSIYALDRSFENIISSFAPPLVGILAQQVFGFKPIPKGSTGSEEIETDRQNAASLAKALYAAIGIPIALCCFFYSFLYCTYPRDRDRARLQQTEEMDNSPSEERQALLENEQRLLSVS, from the exons aTGGTGGAGCTAAAGAACCTACGATCAGACACGTTAACACTTGTACTTGTAAATCTTGCTAGTATAATGGAGAAAGCTGATGAATCTTTATTACCTGGAGTTTACAaagaagttggcaaagatttacatACTGACCCAACTGGTCTTGGTTCTTTAACTCTTTTCAGATCATTAATTCAGTGTCTTTGTTATCCTTTAGCTGCATATCTTGCTGCTCGTTATAACAGAGCTCATGTTATTGCTATTGGTGCTTTTCTTTGGTCTGCTGCCACTTTCCTTTGTGCTATCTCCTCTACTTTTACTCAG ATAGCAATTTCTAGAGGATTGAATGGAATAGGACTTGCCATAGTCGTGCCAGCGATCCAATCTCTAGTTGCTGACTCAACTAATGAAAGTAACCGTGGTACAGCTTTCGGATGGCTACAACTAACTGCAAATTTTGGCTCCACTCTTGGAGGGGCAATATCTGTGCTGTTAGCCGAAACATCATTCATGGGAATCCACGGCTGGAGAATCTCGTTCCATCTGGTTGGTATAATAAGTGTTGCTGTTGGAATTTTGGTCCGTCTCTTTGCCATCGATCCCCGCTTTCTTGACAATGATGGCGATGCAAAAGATCAACCTCCACAGCGACCTTTTCAAGAAGAAGTGGGAGAACTGCTAAAAGAAGCAAAAGCAGTTATCAAAGTTCCCTCGTTCCAATTACTTATTGCCCAAGGGATTTCTGGGTCATTCCCCTGGTCGTCATTGTCATTCGCCCCTATGTGGTTGGAGCTTATTGGCTTCTCTCACAAGACAACAGCCCTCCTTTGGACTTTGTTTAATGTTGCTAGCTCGCTTGGTGGATTGTTTGGAGGAATAATGGGGGATGTACTAGCCAAGCGCCTTCCTAATTCTGGTAGAATTATTTTAGCTCAGATAAGCTCTGGCTCGGCAGTTCCTTTAGCTGCAATTCTACTGCTGTTATTGCCTTATGATCCCTCAACAGCTTTGATGCATGGTTTTGTCATGCTCGTCATGGGATTAATGATATCGTGGAATGCTCCAGCAGCTAACAA TCCAATATTTGCAGAGATAGTTCCTGAGAGATCTCGAACAAGCATTTATGCTCTGGATCGTTCTTTTGAGAACATAATATCATCATTTGCTCCTCCACTGGTTGGCATTTTGGCTCAACAAGTTTTTGGTTTTAAACCAATTCCAAAGGGATCAACAGGCTCAGAGGAAATTGAAACAGATAGACAGAATGCTGCCTCACTAGCCAAGGCACTCTACGCTGCAATAGGCATTCCAATTGCGCTTTGTTGCTTCTTCTATTCCTTTCTCTATTGCACATATCCGCGAGATAGGGATCGTGCCAGGTTGCAACAGACTGAGGAAATGGACAATTCTCCATCTGAGGAACGACAAGCCTTACTTGAGAACGAGCAAAGACTTCTTTCAGTTAGTTGA
- the LOC104108002 gene encoding uncharacterized protein, with amino-acid sequence MDVSFGEGKEGKATLIFKKHDIGQGKYPSISQKAEVSNNIHLNLDFGSNGKLPGDIMKSLEDEKKPIIMTLMIHAKMEIKSWVKNMKKDLTITCDFDVEGLTKKSKILANECITDF; translated from the coding sequence atGGATGTTTCATTTGGTGAAGGGAAAGAAGGGAAAGCTACTCTTATTTTCAAGAAACATGATATTGGACAAGGGAAATATCCATCAATTTCACAAAAAGCTGAGGTTTCTAATAATATTCATCTTAATCTTGATTTTGGTTCTAATGGAAAATTGCCTGGTGATATTATGAAAAGCCTTGAAGATGAGAAGAAGCCAATAATAATGACGTTGATGATTCATGCGAAAATGGAGATTAAGAGTTGGgttaaaaatatgaagaaagatttGACCATTACTTGTGATTTTGACGTGGAAGGGTTGACAAAGAAATCCAAGATTTTAGCCAATGAGTGTATAACGGATTTCTAA
- the LOC104108001 gene encoding putative glycerol-3-phosphate transporter 5 isoform X2, with amino-acid sequence MNLYYLEFTKKLAKIYILTQLIAISRGLNGIGLAIVVPAIQSLVADSTNESNRGTAFGWLQLTANFGSTLGGAISVLLAETSFMGIHGWRISFHLVGIISVAVGILVRLFAIDPRFLDNDGDAKDQPPQRPFQEEVGELLKEAKAVIKVPSFQLLIAQGISGSFPWSSLSFAPMWLELIGFSHKTTALLWTLFNVASSLGGLFGGIMGDVLAKRLPNSGRIILAQISSGSAVPLAAILLLLLPYDPSTALMHGFVMLVMGLMISWNAPAANNPIFAEIVPERSRTSIYALDRSFENIISSFAPPLVGILAQQVFGFKPIPKGSTGSEEIETDRQNAASLAKALYAAIGIPIALCCFFYSFLYCTYPRDRDRARLQQTEEMDNSPSEERQALLENEQRLLSVS; translated from the exons ATGAATCTTTATTACCTGGAGTTTACAaagaagttggcaaagatttacatACTGACCCAACTG ATAGCAATTTCTAGAGGATTGAATGGAATAGGACTTGCCATAGTCGTGCCAGCGATCCAATCTCTAGTTGCTGACTCAACTAATGAAAGTAACCGTGGTACAGCTTTCGGATGGCTACAACTAACTGCAAATTTTGGCTCCACTCTTGGAGGGGCAATATCTGTGCTGTTAGCCGAAACATCATTCATGGGAATCCACGGCTGGAGAATCTCGTTCCATCTGGTTGGTATAATAAGTGTTGCTGTTGGAATTTTGGTCCGTCTCTTTGCCATCGATCCCCGCTTTCTTGACAATGATGGCGATGCAAAAGATCAACCTCCACAGCGACCTTTTCAAGAAGAAGTGGGAGAACTGCTAAAAGAAGCAAAAGCAGTTATCAAAGTTCCCTCGTTCCAATTACTTATTGCCCAAGGGATTTCTGGGTCATTCCCCTGGTCGTCATTGTCATTCGCCCCTATGTGGTTGGAGCTTATTGGCTTCTCTCACAAGACAACAGCCCTCCTTTGGACTTTGTTTAATGTTGCTAGCTCGCTTGGTGGATTGTTTGGAGGAATAATGGGGGATGTACTAGCCAAGCGCCTTCCTAATTCTGGTAGAATTATTTTAGCTCAGATAAGCTCTGGCTCGGCAGTTCCTTTAGCTGCAATTCTACTGCTGTTATTGCCTTATGATCCCTCAACAGCTTTGATGCATGGTTTTGTCATGCTCGTCATGGGATTAATGATATCGTGGAATGCTCCAGCAGCTAACAA TCCAATATTTGCAGAGATAGTTCCTGAGAGATCTCGAACAAGCATTTATGCTCTGGATCGTTCTTTTGAGAACATAATATCATCATTTGCTCCTCCACTGGTTGGCATTTTGGCTCAACAAGTTTTTGGTTTTAAACCAATTCCAAAGGGATCAACAGGCTCAGAGGAAATTGAAACAGATAGACAGAATGCTGCCTCACTAGCCAAGGCACTCTACGCTGCAATAGGCATTCCAATTGCGCTTTGTTGCTTCTTCTATTCCTTTCTCTATTGCACATATCCGCGAGATAGGGATCGTGCCAGGTTGCAACAGACTGAGGAAATGGACAATTCTCCATCTGAGGAACGACAAGCCTTACTTGAGAACGAGCAAAGACTTCTTTCAGTTAGTTGA